Proteins from a genomic interval of Prosthecodimorpha staleyi:
- a CDS encoding 1-aminocyclopropane-1-carboxylate deaminase/D-cysteine desulfhydrase — MKTPADFPRLALGFMPTPIEPLKRLSAELGIDLALKRDDFTGFGGGGNKVRKLEFLMAEAVAAGANVLITTGGHQSNHARMVAAAARRFGMEAVLVLRGNPPTAYQGNLLLDRLFGATLEFLEPTEYFTLVEPRMAAHAEAARAAGKVPFIIPLGGATPTGALGYVRAVEEMDAQLKAESLPPPDAIVAPAGSGGTLAGLALGAARHWPQTRIIGISVSRDRAWFQARIAAMANDTAALLEWPERIEPAALEIEDGYVGSAYGVPSPGGNAAVARLAGTEGVLLDPVYTGKAMDGLFGLVASGALPPGARVIFVHCGGSPALYPFADSLLAS; from the coding sequence ATGAAAACCCCGGCCGATTTTCCGCGCCTCGCGCTCGGCTTCATGCCGACCCCGATCGAGCCCCTGAAGCGCCTGTCCGCCGAACTCGGCATCGATCTGGCCCTCAAGCGCGACGACTTCACCGGCTTCGGCGGCGGCGGCAACAAGGTCCGCAAGCTGGAATTCCTGATGGCCGAGGCGGTCGCTGCCGGGGCCAATGTCCTGATCACCACCGGCGGCCACCAGTCGAACCACGCCCGCATGGTGGCGGCGGCCGCGCGCCGCTTCGGCATGGAGGCCGTGCTGGTGCTGCGCGGCAATCCGCCGACCGCCTATCAGGGCAACCTGCTGCTCGACCGCCTGTTCGGCGCCACGCTCGAATTTCTGGAGCCGACCGAATATTTCACCCTGGTCGAGCCGCGCATGGCCGCCCATGCCGAAGCCGCCCGCGCGGCCGGCAAGGTGCCCTTCATCATCCCGCTCGGCGGGGCCACCCCGACCGGGGCGCTCGGCTATGTGCGTGCGGTGGAAGAGATGGACGCGCAGTTGAAGGCCGAGAGCCTGCCGCCGCCGGATGCCATCGTGGCGCCGGCCGGTTCCGGCGGGACGCTCGCCGGCTTGGCGCTTGGCGCCGCGCGCCATTGGCCGCAGACCCGCATCATCGGCATCAGCGTCAGCCGCGATCGTGCCTGGTTCCAGGCGCGCATCGCCGCGATGGCCAACGACACCGCGGCCCTCCTGGAATGGCCGGAGCGGATCGAGCCGGCGGCGCTCGAGATCGAGGACGGCTACGTCGGTTCCGCCTATGGCGTGCCGAGCCCCGGCGGCAACGCGGCGGTCGCCCGGCTGGCGGGAACCGAGGGCGTGCTGCTCGATCCGGTCTATACCGGCAAGGCGATGGACGGCCTGTTCGGCCTCGTCGCCTCCGGCGCGCTGCCGCCCGGCGCGCGGGTGATCTTCGTCCATTGCGGCGGCAGCCCGGCGCTCTATCCCTTCGCCGACAGCCTGCTGGCCTCGTGA
- a CDS encoding sulfurtransferase, with protein sequence MTGSITISAADLLARLGEPGLILVDTRDAADWQAATIPGAVRLDVYGYFVPASDAAGHADLERATWAGLSAIGATEARTVVFFEAKTGMVSPRGLWFHRFAGLDGGLILDGGFDAWVAAGGPVAPGIGAEGAIARGTGETPPPAPRRDLLAGIDEVVNLPPGAVVLDVRRPTEHAGSFVHPCCARAGRIPGSVLLFYEDLLVDGHYRPTEEIAARARAVGLTPETPVVVYCHRGARAATALFGLRLAGFAEAGRVFVGSWHEWAERCDLPADLGPDLGTAG encoded by the coding sequence ATGACCGGATCGATCACCATCTCCGCCGCGGATCTACTGGCCCGATTGGGCGAACCGGGCCTCATCCTGGTCGATACCCGCGATGCCGCCGACTGGCAGGCGGCCACCATCCCCGGGGCCGTGCGGCTCGACGTCTACGGCTATTTCGTGCCGGCGAGCGATGCGGCCGGCCATGCCGATCTCGAACGGGCGACCTGGGCCGGACTGTCGGCGATCGGCGCGACCGAGGCCAGGACCGTCGTCTTCTTCGAGGCGAAGACCGGCATGGTCTCGCCGCGCGGCCTGTGGTTCCACCGCTTTGCCGGGCTCGACGGCGGCCTGATCCTGGACGGCGGCTTCGACGCCTGGGTGGCGGCCGGCGGACCGGTGGCGCCGGGCATCGGCGCGGAGGGTGCGATCGCGCGCGGCACGGGCGAAACGCCTCCGCCGGCGCCGCGCCGCGACCTGCTCGCCGGCATCGACGAGGTCGTGAACCTGCCGCCGGGCGCCGTCGTTCTCGACGTGCGCCGGCCGACCGAGCATGCCGGCAGCTTCGTGCATCCCTGCTGCGCGCGCGCCGGCCGCATCCCCGGCTCGGTGCTGCTCTTCTACGAAGACCTCCTGGTCGACGGGCACTACCGCCCGACCGAGGAGATCGCGGCGCGCGCCCGCGCGGTCGGCCTCACGCCCGAAACCCCGGTCGTCGTCTATTGCCATCGCGGCGCCCGCGCGGCGACCGCCCTGTTCGGACTGCGCCTCGCCGGCTTCGCCGAGGCGGGCCGCGTCTTCGTCGGCTCCTGGCACGAATGGGCCGAGCGCTGCGATCTGCCGGCCGATCTCGGCCCCGACCTGGGAACCGCCGGATGA
- a CDS encoding M20/M25/M40 family metallo-hydrolase, producing MSASFDLARLRTETLDLLAGWTAIESVAGHPAGLRRMANLLVAHLTTRLGATIVAEGLALDPPVVHARIDRGTGRRILLYNMYDVMPAPPEGWSVAPFAGGIVDRPGLGPCFVGRGAENNKGPLAGMLVALEALIAADALDADIEILIEGEEESGSRALRHYLDRPDTPVRPALAALFPSFCEYGGGRPRVYCGFKGIVHGMLRSSGGAWGGPSAAIHGSNAPWIANPAWRLVEALATLAEPPTGFLFRTPLAPAWRPMLDALAATFDPDAELAFRKTERFAIPGSPAERLEHVLTSAVLSLSRLATDPFDARGVIPCAAEARFELRLPPGAAPETVLSELRARLADAGRADVEMREDDGFPGIAFAPDAPGVAALVSTYRAHGADPQVWPWAIGAAPAYAFAAVAPAFLIGGLGHGGNAHGIDEFVTLEGIDRFLSSLLTWLPAIADESRTRADERSAP from the coding sequence GTGAGCGCATCGTTCGATCTGGCGCGCCTGCGCACGGAAACGCTCGATCTTCTCGCCGGCTGGACGGCGATCGAGAGCGTCGCCGGCCATCCGGCGGGCCTGAGACGGATGGCGAACCTGCTGGTCGCGCATCTGACGACCCGGCTCGGCGCCACGATCGTTGCCGAGGGGCTGGCCCTCGATCCGCCGGTCGTCCACGCCCGCATCGATCGCGGCACGGGCCGGCGCATCCTGCTCTACAACATGTATGACGTGATGCCGGCGCCGCCGGAGGGATGGTCGGTCGCGCCCTTCGCGGGCGGCATCGTCGATCGGCCGGGGCTGGGGCCCTGCTTCGTCGGGCGCGGCGCGGAGAACAACAAGGGACCGCTGGCCGGCATGCTGGTGGCGCTGGAAGCCCTGATCGCCGCCGATGCGCTCGATGCCGATATCGAGATCCTGATCGAGGGCGAGGAGGAAAGCGGCAGCCGCGCCCTCCGGCACTATCTTGATCGACCCGATACCCCCGTCCGGCCGGCTCTGGCCGCGCTGTTCCCGTCCTTCTGCGAATATGGCGGCGGCCGGCCGCGCGTCTATTGCGGCTTCAAGGGGATCGTCCACGGCATGTTGCGATCGTCCGGCGGCGCCTGGGGCGGACCGTCGGCGGCGATCCACGGCTCCAACGCGCCCTGGATCGCCAATCCGGCGTGGCGCCTCGTCGAGGCGCTGGCAACGCTGGCCGAACCGCCGACCGGATTCCTGTTCCGGACGCCCCTGGCGCCGGCCTGGCGGCCGATGCTCGACGCGCTCGCCGCCACCTTCGATCCCGATGCCGAACTGGCCTTTCGCAAGACCGAGCGCTTCGCCATTCCGGGCAGCCCGGCCGAACGGCTTGAACATGTGTTGACGAGCGCCGTCCTGAGCCTGTCCCGGCTGGCAACCGATCCGTTCGATGCGCGTGGCGTGATCCCCTGTGCCGCAGAAGCCCGCTTCGAACTCCGCTTGCCGCCGGGTGCCGCACCGGAGACGGTTCTGTCCGAACTCCGGGCTCGACTCGCAGACGCGGGCCGCGCCGACGTCGAAATGCGCGAGGACGATGGCTTTCCGGGCATCGCCTTCGCGCCCGACGCGCCCGGCGTGGCGGCGCTCGTCTCCACCTATCGCGCCCATGGCGCCGATCCGCAGGTCTGGCCCTGGGCAATCGGCGCAGCGCCCGCCTATGCGTTTGCAGCCGTCGCCCCCGCCTTCCTGATCGGCGGCCTCGGCCATGGCGGCAACGCCCACGGCATCGATGAATTCGTCACCCTCGAAGGCATCGACCGCTTCCTCTCCTCCCTGCTCACATGGCTCCCGGCCATCGCCGATGAGAGCCGCACCCGCGCCGACGAAAGGTCCGCCCCATGA
- a CDS encoding dipeptide ABC transporter ATP-binding protein — MNDAEPLLSVRNLTIGFPGRPEPTVADIAFDVAAGRVTALVGESGSGKSLTAAALLGLLPGGARCRSGQMRFDGRDCDLADPRAVAALRGGEIGMIFQEPMTALNPVLTVGEQIAEGIVRHRGLGWRAAGEEAIGLLDRVGIPEPRRRARQYLHQLSGGMRQRVMIASALACRPKLIVADEATTALDVTIQAQILDLLADLQAKEGLGVLFITHDLGIVAEIADHVAVMRAGRIVETGATATVIGRPQSPYTRALIDALPGGAGFGAVRGGDAGTSAPLLEVRGLVKTFPVGGTFLGGRRTVTAVAGVDIEVRRGEVMALVGESGSGKTTIGRCIVGLETPSAGTIQFAGGGGLAPSAARRRIQIVFQDPYSSLNPKLDVAVLVGEAIAHHGLAHGADVRRRVGDLLDLVGLDRSMIDRRPAAFSGGQRQRIAIARALAVEPDLLVADEAVSALDVSVRAQIVRLLADLRDRLGLAILFITHDLALVRHFADRVAVLYLGEVMEEGPVEAVFAAPRHPYTRALLDAEPDIAHAAETARGRRSSPLSGDLPSPIDRPRGCPFSTRCPSASALCKTTPPPMTAAAAGHRYACHHPLA; from the coding sequence ATGAACGACGCGGAGCCTCTCCTCTCCGTCCGCAATCTCACGATCGGCTTTCCGGGCCGGCCGGAGCCGACCGTCGCCGACATCGCATTCGACGTCGCGGCCGGCCGGGTCACGGCGCTGGTCGGCGAAAGCGGCTCCGGCAAGTCGCTGACCGCTGCGGCCCTGCTCGGCCTCCTGCCGGGCGGCGCGCGCTGCCGGTCCGGGCAGATGCGGTTCGACGGCCGCGACTGCGATCTGGCCGATCCGCGGGCGGTGGCCGCGCTGCGGGGCGGGGAGATCGGCATGATCTTCCAGGAGCCGATGACGGCGCTGAACCCGGTCCTGACCGTCGGCGAGCAGATTGCCGAGGGGATCGTGCGCCATCGCGGCCTTGGCTGGCGGGCGGCGGGAGAGGAGGCGATCGGCCTGCTCGACCGGGTCGGCATCCCCGAGCCGCGGCGCCGGGCGCGCCAGTATCTGCACCAGCTCTCCGGCGGCATGCGCCAGCGCGTGATGATCGCCTCGGCCCTTGCCTGCCGGCCGAAGCTGATCGTCGCCGACGAGGCGACCACGGCGCTCGATGTCACCATCCAGGCCCAGATCCTCGATCTCCTCGCCGATCTCCAGGCGAAGGAGGGGCTCGGCGTCCTGTTCATCACCCACGATCTCGGCATCGTCGCCGAGATCGCCGACCATGTCGCGGTGATGCGCGCCGGCCGCATCGTCGAGACCGGCGCCACCGCCACGGTGATCGGCCGGCCGCAGAGCCCCTATACGCGCGCCCTGATCGACGCGCTGCCGGGCGGTGCCGGCTTCGGCGCGGTGCGCGGCGGCGATGCCGGCACGTCGGCCCCGCTGCTCGAGGTGCGCGGCCTCGTCAAGACCTTCCCGGTCGGCGGAACCTTCCTGGGTGGCCGGCGCACCGTGACGGCCGTCGCCGGCGTCGACATCGAGGTCCGGCGCGGCGAGGTGATGGCGCTGGTCGGCGAGAGCGGTTCGGGCAAGACCACCATCGGCCGCTGCATCGTCGGCCTGGAGACGCCGAGCGCCGGCACGATCCAGTTCGCCGGCGGCGGCGGGCTCGCCCCCTCCGCGGCGCGCCGCCGCATCCAGATCGTCTTCCAGGATCCCTATTCCAGTCTCAACCCGAAGCTGGACGTGGCCGTGCTGGTCGGCGAGGCGATCGCCCATCATGGTCTCGCCCACGGCGCCGACGTCCGCCGCCGGGTCGGCGACCTCCTCGACCTGGTCGGTCTCGACCGGTCGATGATCGACCGCCGCCCCGCGGCCTTTTCGGGCGGGCAGCGCCAGCGCATCGCCATCGCCCGCGCCCTGGCGGTGGAGCCGGACCTGCTCGTCGCCGACGAGGCCGTCTCCGCCCTCGACGTCTCGGTCCGCGCGCAGATCGTCCGGCTGCTCGCCGATCTGCGCGACCGGCTCGGCCTCGCCATCCTGTTCATCACCCACGATCTCGCCCTGGTGCGCCACTTCGCCGATCGCGTCGCGGTACTCTATCTCGGCGAGGTGATGGAGGAGGGGCCGGTGGAAGCGGTCTTCGCCGCGCCACGCCATCCCTATACCCGCGCCCTGCTCGACGCCGAACCCGACATCGCCCACGCCGCCGAGACCGCCCGCGGCCGCCGCTCCTCGCCGCTGTCGGGCGACCTGCCGAGCCCGATCGACCGCCCGCGCGGCTGCCCCTTCTCGACCCGCTGCCCGTCCGCCTCGGCCCTCTGCAAAACCACCCCGCCGCCGATGACCGCCGCCGCGGCGGGCCACCGCTACGCCTGCCATCACCCGCTGGCGTAA